The sequence below is a genomic window from Thermodesulfobacteriota bacterium.
ACTATCAACCAACGAAATTAAATACTGGCCAGGCTGTGGTTTTGGAGTATTGTCTGATGCTAGCACAACAAGCTCTCCGCTCTCTTTAATTATAAACATTGGCAGCGCTTTATCGCCGTATAAATTCTTAAATGAATCATAGTTAAACTCACCTGTAAGTGGAGTCTTTTTTAAAGAAGCTCCGGATGAGAATTTTTCGTCTAAATATGCAAATGTTGCCTCTGGACCAAAGAGCAGTCTTCCTCTTAGGTGCTGAGGAATGCTTTCCTCACTCTTGGCAGAAAATTTGGAGATTTTTGGAAGCTGATAAACCTGAGAGCGTCCAAAATCTTCAATAAAATGAAGTGCAGCAAGAGAGTTTACTTCATCATTTCGAGTTATTGCTATGAGCTTTCCTACCCCATCAAGCTGAATATCCTCAGAGAGATCCTCAATTAGTATATTTTCATAATAGGCCTTTAGACCCTCTTGTCTGGCTGCTGATACATTTGCCCAGTTTGAATCTACTAGTGAGATCTGAAAACCATTTTCATCGAGAATCCTGGCAATTGACCTAGCCCAGCTATGGGCTCCCACCATCAATATTCCCTCGGGATTTGGTTTAGCCAAACCTAGGCGATTGGCCACTTGAAAAGCGCTAAGCCCATATATTGCGACAGTTCCGGTTATTACAAGAAAAGTTATATCAATTATTCGCTCAGCCTGTGCATATCCGGCGTCAGCGAGTCTTAGTGCAAATACAGACGACACCGCCGCTGCTACTATTCCCCTTGGGGCCATCCACGATAGAAATAGCTTTTCTTTAATGTTCAGATCAGACATGAAAGTGGAGATAAATATACTAAGCGGCCTTACCACTATGATCATAAGTGCCAAGAACAAGAGTCCCTTAAAATTGAACACATAGTTAACTTCATTCACAGTAAGACGAGCGGCAAGGATAATGAATAGACTAGATATAAATAAAACTCTTAGATTCTCCTTAAACTCAATGATGTGCTTAATGCTTACCCATCTTTGGTTGGCGAGCGCAATCCCCATAATGGTTACTGAAAGAAGCCCTGCTTCAATCTGAAAAACGTTTGAGACCACAAACACGAATACTACTATCATTAGTGAAACGGGGTTTTGCAGAAAATCCGGAACCCAGTGTCTTTTAAGAATCACAATAACCAGCTTAGCTCCTGCTAAGCCTAATAAAAGTCCAATGAACAAAGTCTTAAATATACTTGTAACCACATGGGTTGTGGCCTGCTCTAAACCACCTGAGATGATCACTTCAAATACAAGCACAGCTAGTACCGCGCCTATAGGATCAATAATTATCCCTTCCCATTTTGTAATTGAGCCGACACGCCCAGATGGCCTTACATGCCTTAGAAGTGGAATGATAACAGTAGGACCTGTCACAACAAGAACAGCTCCTAGAAGAACAGATATCTCCAGGCCAAGCCCAAATATGAAATATGAAATAACAGATGTTAGCACCCAAGAGACTAGAACGCCTATTGTGACTATAT
It includes:
- a CDS encoding cation:proton antiporter, producing MSEHLLVGLATIIVLGIGAQWLAWRVSLPAILLLLIFGFIAGPATGFIDPDQIFGDLLLPLVSVSVAIILFEGGLSLKFSEVRQLTGVIRNIVTIGVLVSWVLTSVISYFIFGLGLEISVLLGAVLVVTGPTVIIPLLRHVRPSGRVGSITKWEGIIIDPIGAVLAVLVFEVIISGGLEQATTHVVTSIFKTLFIGLLLGLAGAKLVIVILKRHWVPDFLQNPVSLMIVVFVFVVSNVFQIEAGLLSVTIMGIALANQRWVSIKHIIEFKENLRVLFISSLFIILAARLTVNEVNYVFNFKGLLFLALMIIVVRPLSIFISTFMSDLNIKEKLFLSWMAPRGIVAAAVSSVFALRLADAGYAQAERIIDITFLVITGTVAIYGLSAFQVANRLGLAKPNPEGILMVGAHSWARSIARILDENGFQISLVDSNWANVSAARQEGLKAYYENILIEDLSEDIQLDGVGKLIAITRNDEVNSLAALHFIEDFGRSQVYQLPKISKFSAKSEESIPQHLRGRLLFGPEATFAYLDEKFSSGASLKKTPLTGEFNYDSFKNLYGDKALPMFIIKESGELVVLASDNTPKPQPGQYLISLVDS